Within Nostoc flagelliforme CCNUN1, the genomic segment TTTGTGATTCCTCTGTGTTTAACTTACCTAAAGCGCCTAAGCTTTTAGATTCTAAAAGTTTGTTATTAATATGTTTAGCGGTTTTTAAGGCAGATGTAGCATACTGAATAGCTGCTGATTGCAACGATTCATTCTGAATTCTACTTAGAATATTAGCAAATTTTAATTGAGCTTGAATAGATTGTTCTGGTGACAATTGAGAAAATGCTGAAGGGTTTTGTAATATAAGATTTGCCAATGGTTGAATCTGCTGACTAACTTTTGTATGAGCATCTTTTAGCTGAGGTTTATCTGTTAGCCATTCGTTAAAGTCTAGTAATAAGTTTAAACGGTTCAATTGCGCTTGCAGTTTTATTCCTTGTGGAGAACTTGTCCGATCTACTAAAAGTTGATATGTCTTAAGTGACTCCTCTGCCTTCTGTAGAATAGAATCTATGATCGTCTCTCTAAATACGGGTTCCTCTACCCATTTGTACTCATCTCGCGCTCGTTGATAGATGGACTGTTTTGTATTACCCAATGACAGCAAAATATCACTAACTTTTTCTGAAGATGTCTGTTTACCAAATAATAGCGTTTCTTCCAAAACTAGTTCAGATTCATTGAGCTTACCAACTAAACGTAGGACTTGCCCCATGCTTTGTAATCCCAATAAGCTTATTGGTGTTAATTTTAACTGATGTATTGCTGCTATCAGTTGTGACTTCTCATATTCGGTAAGTTCTAATAGTGTTGGGTTACAATTCCAATTATTTAATTTTAGAGCTTCCACAAGTTTCTCACAAGCCTGAGAGTGTAAACCTAATTTTTGCAAGGCAAAATTTTGATTAATCAGGCTCCCACTAACACCTTCAGCATCTTTTATCTGATGGTAAATTTTCGTGGCTTGTTGCCAACTGTCAAGAGCCTCTGCTGCTTGACCTTGATTTAATTGTTTTCTACCCACTTGGGTTAAAAGTTCAGCCTGTTGTATATGTGTATCTTTTTGCGTTGACTGAGCCAGCAATAGAGACGATTGAGTTAAAACTATTGATAAAGCTAGAATGCCTAAAAGAGCATATTTTAGGCAATATCTCCATTTAACCCTGTTTTGTCACTCTAGGCAGAGGAAAAGTAGAAATCAGGGTGAGTTAGGGAAATAAAAATTGAACTAGTGAGTCTATAAATAATAGATTGAAGTTTAGAAAAGCCCAAGGACAATTGGGGAATAGGAAAAACTGTTAACCAGGGATATATTAGGTTAAATAAGGTAAAAGGTTGAATTATTAAACGGAGATTGTTAAGAATATTCTTCCAGCCTTTTTTATCGTTCCACCAGGGATGCGAAGCTAGCTTTGATGGAGATTTTGGCACAGAAGACTGCATTTGTTCAGAGTGGAGGCTAACCATTAAATAGCTGCTACAAACAATCTCCCACCAGCGTTCAATATCCGGGTAGTGAGTTAGCCGATAATCTGCCCAACCTAATTCGTTCTTGCTTTGCTTCAACCCATACTCAACCCAAGTTCTTAAACCATAAAAGTTTCCCACATCTCTTGGTGTAAGGTCTGGGTATCTACTCATCACATACCAAGTAGTGTTACCAGGTAATTTCTCTCGATCTGTGGTAATCTGCCAGTACCTATTTTCACTACGTTTACCATGAATTATTTCTCTGATAAACCTATTTTCACTACTCAGATCAGAAAATACTCGTTTAAACTTATGCCACTTCAAATATTGAGTGTGTTGTCTTGGAAGTAGCTTTAAAGAATGGTTTGAGCGAATTGCTACTATATAGTTTTTCTTGAATTCATCTAATACAGTTATGAAGTTCTTACCACTTTCACCATATAAACTATCTGCCAGTACTAAGTTAAAGTTAAAACCCATTGATTCTAGCTTTCTCATCAGTATTGCCGCTATTTCAGGTTTAGTGCGATACTTATCCCCTGGCTTTAACCTTTCACGAGGCTTATATACTTCAAACAGTAGTGGAAAAGTCATCCCGCAGAACACACCATACGCTGTCACTGCCACAATTCCATTCTCTACTTTCCCCAAGTTTCCTATATACTGCCGTTTCACATAATCTGTTTTATTCCCTTTCTTCTTATCTCCTGTCTCATCAATAATTAGAATAATTGGTCTGCCTTTTAGCACTTGTAAAATTAGCTCTAATCGCAAGATTCTTAACTTTTCTATATCCCAAGGTGATGATGTTAAAAAATGATGCAACCCTTGCTGGTTATCCAATCCTACAATTTTTGCTATTTCTGGCAATGTTTTACGTTTTAGATCAGAAACGCAGCCTACATGGAGATATTTAAAAGCCTCGAAACTCCTAACATCTGAAAACAGGCTTTTATACCACTGGCAATATTCGTCCACAAATTTGACTGTTGGTGCGGCTGGACGGGGCTGTACCATACTCTGTGTCTTGGTTCTAGCAGTTGTACCTTATTATACTACTGCCAGAGTGACAAAACAGGGTTAATCATCGCTTTACTGTGTTGCTAGGATGGGAAAATTTTGCTACAGAATCAACCGATGTACACGAAATAGTAGAAAAGAAGCTATCAGGTGTCGGTTGATTCGGTATTGTTGCAACAAATTCGACGTTTCCCCTAGAATTTATTACCCAACCTTGAGCTTCTACAATTTTCGTAGTCTCCTTGATCGTTGACGGCTGTGATTTAGCTGGGAGTTCAATAGACTCAACTGAATAACCAGAATCCTTCTGCCAGATAGGTTGACTATCTAAATGTTCGTCAAAATTAGGTGGTGGACCGTTGCTAGCCACAGTTAATATATCTCTTCCTGTGCCTGACTGTGCAGCACAACCTGAAGCCATCTTAGGGGGTTCTTTAACTATTTCTGACGTTGCTTTAATGTCGGTAGGATTAGCGTAAAATCCGTTGATATCAACCGTGCCGTTAACTCCCAACTGGGAACTGGCTGTAATTCTGCTATTACGAGAAAAAAACAATCCTTGAGTATTGATGCGAATATTGCCACCGCGTCCCTTGAATGCATCAGCTTTTATGCTGCTGTTTTCTGAACCAGTTAGGAGTTGTGTATTGATGTCGATATTGCCACCATTACCGTTACCTTCGGCAGTTGCACTAATAGTACTGTTGTGTAGCTGTAAATTCTGTGAATTGATGTCGATATTGCCGCCTTCGCCGGAAGCAGTTGCGGTAGTGATAGAGCTTTTATTATTTAAAGTAATTGACCGAGCATTAATTGTAAGCCTTCCAGCATCAGTACTTGTTCCCTCATTGCTAACGCTAACTTGTCCACCATCTGTGATACGTAGACTTCCAGTATTGATATTTACCTCTCCAGGGGAGCCACTTGGTACTGAAGGAACTCCGAATACTTTTTGGGTATCTGAATCTGGTATAATCGCAGATGAACTTACCCTATTGCGTATCTCTAAATCGAAAGCGTTTATAGTAACACTTCCAGCAGAGCCAGAGCCTATAGTGGAAGTATTAACTGTTGCCATATCTCCCACTACCATTTTTGATGTATTTATTATTAGATTGCCAGCATCTCCTGCACTAAAAGTTGAAGCAGCTAAATAGCTAGGAACATACTCTCTATCTGAATTAATCAATTCCACAGAGTTCAGTAATTGTACAGAATTGGTTGCATTCAGAGTCACCGAACCTCCGGCGCCGATTCCACGAGTTAGAGATATAATCACTCCGCCATCCTCAGCTATCAACCGCCCTGTTGACACTGTGATGTCTCCTGCCTTCCCAGAAGTTAAGGTACTAGTAGTGATGTTGCTGGTAAGAAAAGGATTAGAGGGTGAAAAACCAAGCAATTCTATAGAATCAGAGGCATTGATATTAATGCTACCTCCCTTGGCAGAACTATAGGATCTACTGCTTATACCTGCTCCTTGCTGAATAACCATCCACTTAGTGGAGATGTCTATATCTCCTGCACTTCCAGAAGCTGTAGATTCAGTCCGCAAGATGCTAGGAAATCTTCCATCTGGAGAGATTCCGCTCAATTTCAGTAATTCAGAAGCATTGACACTAATACCGCCCGAAGGTTGTGAACCTTGGTTTTGAACTAAAATTATGGAGCCATCGCTTAATGAGATAAGCTTACCCTGTATAGCAATAGAGCCACTATTATTCCCGCTGGTATCTAAGTAGGTTTGTTGAGACAGATGAATGTCCTTATAAGAAGATACCTGTTCGTATCCTAAAGTCCACCCTTGAACAATTGGAATAAGGCTGATCATACCAGAGTCAACACTGCTCAGTTCAATCCTTCCTCCCTCTGCTGTCAAAGTGGCACCCTCTAAAGTGACATTACCCCCTAATAAACCTAATGTTTTACCTGATTGTACCGAGAGACCAGTTAAGGTGCTAGCCCTAATAATTGGTGAACGCAGTGTACTTGGAGCAGTTAGACCTTGACCTGTACCCTGTACCCGAATTGCACCTGAATTGCTCCCAAGTTGTAAGCCAACAGGAGCACTAACAGTCAACAAGGGTGTCGCTTGAGGATTTGTAGCACTAAACTCAAACTCATCAGCAAATTTGACAGCACTGGCAGTACTTGCAAAAAACGAGCCACCAATATCTAATCGTGCATTTTTTCCAAAGATAATCCCATTGGGATTGATTAAAAATAAGTTGGCTATGCCGTTAGCTTTGAGCAACCCGTCTATGTTGGAAACTGATGAGCCTGTTACACGACCAAAAATATTCTGAATATTTTGAGCGTTGTTAAATAAAACCGTGCTGCCTGTAGGAATAGAAAACTGTTCAAAACTATGAAACAAGTTGCTATTCTTTATAGTGCCTCCATCAATGACTCTGGTATTATCCTGTAATGTAACAATAGAAGTAACGGGTAACGTTTTATCTGGTAGAACTTGTGCTGTAACTGATGGGGAGCCTAGCAAAAAAAAGAGGATGCTACCTTCAATACTCCAGAATTGTGTAGCACGCTGTTTCACTGAACGCCCCTCTTTTATATTTGTGATTAATGAATGAATAAAATGCATTTGCTATTTATAGAACAAAGTCTGGCTATTATTTGTATTAAGAAAATTATCAAGTCCAATTAACTCAGAAAAATTATTTCAAGTGGTACAGATGATACCAGGTGAGAAAAAAAATTAATCTGCGTCCTAACTATGCCTTGTTCACAGAGGCTTTCACAACAACGCTTCTACTACTTGGTCAAAATTACGGCAATATACCTGTTGGTGATATTCTTGCCACTTTTCATTTGATGAGTGAGGAAAACCTGTCAATGTTGCCTTTTGGACATATGTCACAAATGGGCGACGAAGATGCTCATATTTCTCAAAGGCTGTGGCTATAGCTTGCTTATCATCCCAGTTATTTTCGAGAGCGATGTTAGCAATAATCGTTGCAATAGCTAGTGCATCTTCAAGTCCTTGATTAGCTCCTTGAGCTGTGAACGGAGGCATTCCATGTGCTGCATCACCAACCAATACAACTCGCCCGCTACTCCAGGATGGTTGAAATTTGACAGGGTACTCATCAGTATTAATGTCAATTTTGCTAGGAATTTGGATAGGATCTGAAATGGTAGCGCGGTGGATGTAATATGGGCGCTGCTGCATATTAGTAGGGGGAGAGCTACGCACTAATTGCTTGAGTATGTGAGGAAAGCCTCCCTTTTCTAACTCCTGTACAGCTAAATTAATCAAAGAACTTCCAGACTTACCCTGTAATAAATCCAAAGGCAAAGCCAGAGTTATGATATATCCAACTTGACTGCTTCGTTTACGAAATAACATCAACCTTGGTTTTTCTATCCAAGGTTGATCACTAAATACTTGATCATTACTAAGTGTTACAATTGATGAGTCTTGAAAAAATTTATCTTGTAATTCTGTCCACAGTTCACTTGGTATCTCAGCTGTTTCCATACAAGATATTGCTGTAAATCCTGAATATTTAGGCTGTGCGAAATCACGATATGGACTATCTTTGTAAAGAACTTTACGAATTGTAGAGTTAATCCCGTCTGCTGCAATAATTAACTTAGCTCGAAGCGATTTTGTTTCTAATTGTTTGGGGACAGGATTTGAACTCTCGAACTGTGTATTATTATGTTTATCTTCGTTTGTCCAATGACCATAGGGGTTGGTTTCTATGCTTGTATTAGATACGCAATCTATTCGGACACACCCATTTTCTGGTTCATCCACAACATCGATGCAACGGTGATTAGCTTGAACCTGCTCCTGAGGTAGTAGATGTCTTAAGGTTCTCTGCAAATCATACCAAGGAACTGACACTCGACCTTCCCCATAATCTTTAAACCAGTCGTCGAACCCAAGGGGTATTGACCGAATTAGCTGCCCCTGCAAATTTTTGTAAACCCATCTAGGAGAAGTGTTTGGAGGTTTTTGTTCCTGATTGGTTTTAACAGTTTTCTCGTTATTAGATTGTTGAGGATTAAAGAGCCTAACACTAGTTTTTCTGACCTCTTCGTAAGCGTTAGAATCTAAACATTTGAGAGCTTTTAATCCATTTGGGAGAAGATCCAACCCATGACCAACCTGACGGAAGGCACGAGTTTGGTCGATGACAAGAACATTTTCTATACCATGCTTGCGTAAGCCAATAGCAGTTGCTAATCCAACGGGGCCAGCACCAACAATTACAACATCATATATTTTTTCCATAAAGCAAAAGAAGGCCAAGTCAACACCAGGCTAAATCTGACAGGGAACTTCAAACAGGCGTATCAGTGTATTAGCATATTAATACCACATTACAGAGCTTTTTATTCCAGGAAATAAAAACTTTTGTAAAATTGTTGAGAGAAAAACTCAGATGATTGATGGGGACTTTTGGTTGTCCTTTATAAGTGCTAATGGTGTTGGTATTGGTGAATAGAGTGTAGAGACGGAAGCCATACCAACAAAGACTCTTGGTGTCATCTCGGATTGACATTGTCTGCTTTAATTACAAAAATCATCTACGCGGATATCCCGCCAGATATCAGAAATCTGCCAGCCTGATTTGCCCACAGATTGCACTGGAGGATTGTCAAGGAATGGAATATAGTCGGGAACTCTAGGCTCTTGAGCAATTACTGGTTTTTCCTCAACCACAGGGACAGTAGAATTGACAGTATTATCTTGAAGAAGTTGGTCTTCTGCTTCTTCGATTAATTTCATCTGTCTCAGGGTAAGCTTGTCGGATTTTTTGATAATTTTCTTGGTATCTATATCATTAGAAGTATTCATTGGCTGTTCCCTCGAAGGCATTGGCTTAAAATTTGGATGAGTAAAGTTGGGAGAAGTTAGGTGTAAATAATTTGCACGGAATTAACAAGGTACACCAAATCAATGGAAAATGCGAGTCCCTAATTGTAAGAATTTATTAATTGTGTACAAATTTGTTTTTCGTGCAGATGCCTTAGCACAATAGGAGGACAGATACAAGTATTAAGCGATCGCTTCTTTCCTCATGACTGTACGTCAATACAGATGTAACCCCTGAAAGCTTGCTGCATCTAAGTTTTTTAATTGCGAAATTGTACAGAGCGTAGCCGTTGGCGCAGCCTCTCGTAGAGAAGTATTGCGAATTGGTATAACCTTCCTAGCTCCCAATGTTCCTTTACCACTCCCGGTTGCCGTTGCCGGGAGACGAGGTTGTAGACTTGTATTAGAGTTCCGATTGCCACATGTGCGATCGGTGTTCCCTGTCTTCGTATCCTTTGGAAAGGCTTAAGAAGAGCTTCTGGCCGCCCCCGCCCTCCACAGCCTACGATTGCTCCTTGGGGTAATGGTGCATTTATATTTGACAAATGAGTAACAACCATTGGTTGTCACGCATTCAGCCAAGGGTGTCGTATTGGGATTGGTTTATTGCGTCTAACGCCAACAGTATCTGGTGGACGAGTACGCCATCGCACATAATTGTCCCTGTTTGGAGTTATTCAAGGTGATGATGGGATGCCACTTCAGTGGCGAATGGCAACCATTGGTTGTCATGCATCTGAAATATCTCAGTAAATCTTACTCTCCCCATCTATTAAGTCTTGATGAAATTTAATTGAAATATTGCGTACAATATCAAGCAGTTTCAAGCTAACTATTTGCTAATTTTGGTGTTAAAACAATCCATGTCTAACCAAACGTCTAAGCGTCTTAAGCAAAATATTGAAAGAATTATGCAGAGGTGGGAAGAGCGAGCGCGTGATGAAGTTGGTGCATCAATGCATCAGGACTCTCTGATGCTACAAAATTCGCTACCTGAGTATCTAGAGCAATTGGTGGATGAATTGTCAACGAAGATTGAAAGGACACCAGCGAGAATAAAAACGGATAAGCTAGAAAGCACTCGGATTGGGAAAAAGCATGGACATGAGCGGGCAGGTTTTGCCGACTACTCGATGACTCAACTCATCTTTGAGTACCACATTCTCCGTCAAGTCATATTTGAGATTTTAGAAGAAGAAGCGGCTTTAGAGGTAAGGGAACGGGATATTATTATCGACTCCATTGAGCAAGCCGTTAACGATGCGGCGACTCAATTTTCCCAGACGCTGCGAGATATTCAAGAATTATTTATGGTGACACTGACCCACGATCTCAGAGGCCCACTCAATGTCATAAAAATGGGTACTCACTTGACTCTGCGTCGGTTTGAACAAGGAGACACTCACGCGAGTATCGCGGCGAAAATGCTAAAAGCAGTCGAGCGTTTGAATTCGATGATTCAAAATCTGCTCGATGCTAGTCGGCTGCGGGCAGGGGAGAGCTTAAAGTTTGAATTTGAAGAATGCAATTTAGAGGATGTTTGAAAAGTTCTTGACGGTAAGATTTTATGCCAATCGCCTCACCATAATCCGAATCATAGCAATGTAGATAAATGTCTCTGCGGTTTCAGGTAATAGCTCGTAGTCTTTGTTCAATCTTCGACACCAAGTTAGCCAACCCAAGGTTCGCTCGACTACCCAGCGCTTGGGTAACAATACAAACTTCTTGCTTTCCTTTGGTCGTATAACTACCTGTATAATCCAACGGCAGAAATCCATTACCCACTGCATGAATGGGTTACCGTCAAAACCAGCATCTACCCATATTGTATGTAGTCGCAATAGAGAAGGTTCCATTTGTTTGACCTTTTTGAGTACTTGTTTACCACCTTCACGCTCACCGACACTAGCCGCAGTAATTAATACTCGTAGTACTAAGCCTAAAGTATCTACTGTTACGAACCGTTTGCGTCCCTTGACCTTTTTACCTGCATCATAACCGACTGCTTCACTCACCATTGCTGCACTTTTGATACTTTGGCTGTCCACAATAGCTTCAGAGGGGCTTGGCGATCGCTCCGAAGCAACCCTAGTCCACTCCCGTAATCTGTCATGCATTCTTACCCACGTTCCATCCTTGCGCCAGTTACGAAAGTATGTGTAAACGGTTTGCCAGTTTGGAAAGTCACCAGGTAATGCTCGCCACCGACATCCCTCATACAGAACATAAAAAATGGCATTCATTACCTCCCAAATATTCGTTTCTCTTGGACGACCTCCAGGTAATGGTGCTGGAATCAAAGGTTCAATAAGTTCCCATTGCTCTTGGGTAAGGTTGGTAGAGTATGATTTACTCATTGCTCTCAGTGGTGCTGTTGTATTTATTTATTAACAGCTTACGCCCTGAGAGTTTTTTTACTCAATTGCCGACTTTTCAAACATCCTCTAAGGCATGAAAGAATTACAAGTGCCGAAAGTCCAATTAGCAAAGCAATTTGGCAATTAAAACAGGTATGTAAATATTTACCTGTTAGACCGATTTCCCTTTGGGATAGTGAGTATGGTTGTGCGCCTTTTGTCTTAAAAACTGCCAATATTCCCGCAGATATTTTAGTTCGGTTACGTTCAAATTTATGTTTATGGGGGAAACCAGAAGCTTATTCTGGAAAGGGGCGACCCAAAAAGCATGGTGATAAATTTAAACTGAATGAGCCAACAACATGGAATGAAGCAACATCTGTGTTAGAAATAAATGACCCAAAATTAGGACGTGTGCGTGTGAGCTTGTGGAAAGATTTACACTTCCGTCAGGCTGCTACACGACCAATGTTACTCCTGCGGGTTGAACGTCTGGACGCGCAAGGTAATATGAGAGTGTCCAAACCTTTGTGGTTGGCTTGGGTAGGAGAAGAAATGCCACCCCTAGAAGAAGTTTGGTGTCTTTACTTGCGTCGCTTTACCATTGACCACTGGTATCGCTTTTTAAAGCAACGTTTACATTGGACTGTACCAAACTTTGGTACTCCTAAGCAAAGTGAACGGTGGAGTGACCTCATGCCTCTCATGACTTGGGAATTGTGGTTAGCTCGTGATATCGTCACTGATAATCCTCTCCCTTGGCAGAAGTCTCTAGATAAATTTACCCCTGGAAGAGTTGCTCAAGCTATGGGTGGAGTTTTTGCGGCCATTGGTACTCCCACCTCTCCACCAAAACCTCGTGGAAAGTCTCCTGGTTGGAAAGCAGGAAAAAAGCGTCACCGTAAAAACCGATGCCCCATTGTTAAAAAAACAGTAACACGACCACATAAAGAACCATCTGTTGCTGTTTAATACCTAAGATTATTCATACTTTTGCTAAGTCTCTGATTCACTCAGCCCTGCTGGGTCATTTTGCATGGCTTAGTCTAAACTCCAGTCAGTAGATCACAAAGTTTTTTAGAACCCTTGCCACATGGGCGTTTCAACAAAACACCCAGACACTAGAAAATAACCCATTAATCAGCGTTTCAGGCTAACCCTGAGTTAACACAAAGCGATCTCCCTGAAACAAACGCCGCTTCCACCCAATTTATGATGGCTGAAACCCTCATTATTGCGTCAGTTTCCGAAAGTTTGTGATCTACTGACATTCCCCTAAAAAATAGAAATGTTTATTTACATCCCTTCCGGGGCGGGCGATCGCCCAGGGCAAACGCATCTAAATATTGACGAGCCTGAATCAGAGTGGAATTGAGCAAAACCCTAATCAAATAAGGTTTTGAGGAAATTAAATTTTCATTTATATGGTAATGATAATCATTTAGAGTGGGGTAAAGGTAGCCGTCGGCTGCCTGTTAAAGAACCTAACTTTTCCCCTGATCTCCTTGAAGGAGCGATGTCTACGACGGGCTGCGCCATCTTTTCTCGAGTTAATGATCGCTCTTCTTGATAGTCTCAACTCCAGAAGTTAAAATGTATACCAAAAAACCACGCACACTTTTTTAGCGATCGCCTGCTTTTAGTCTAAACTCCAGTAAAATCCTCTGAAGGTTTTACTAATAAATCCTTTTTCTCATTGATAAGTTCGGTACGATAGCTTGGTTGGTTTAATCGATTAGTTATATTCAATGTCTCCAAGCCCTCATTGCCAACTTCTTTAATCGTATGAACAGTATTCGATGGAAAGAATAAGGTTTTACCTGGTTTGAGGTCTATATCAAGCGGTTGTTTACCATCATTAAAAATAAAAGAAAAGATTCCCGAACCGCTAACAACAACAATAACTGTATCAACTGGGTGAGAATGATATTCTAAAGGAGCTTGATTATCCTGTTGCGGCGGGTCGTACACTAAACGTACTGAGATGTGATTCTCGTCACCAAATAAATGTTGGGAAATGGACAATGGCTGATCGTGGCGACCGTGTTCTGTAATCAATTCATCAAAAGATAGATGCCAAATATCAAGACAAAAAAAACCAGGGTCGTGGTAGTATTTCACACAGCCTTCTTCACTTTCCCATATATTTTTAATATATAAGGAGAAATTTTTAGAAGAAATGTTGTGAGAAAAAATGTCTTTAATAAAGGCTTCCAGATTCATTTAGCTGAAACCAATTAAATATTCAGTTATTTCCAATACAATTATAGTCTAGTACAGCAGGCGTGCAAATGAATTAACCATTAGGACGGACAAAAATTCCCATAATTTTAGCCTTGAAAAAGGGTAGGCATATTTACACGCCCGCTGTACTAGTACAGCGGGCGTGTAAATAAAGCAACTATTTCAAATCGTTCAAAAGCCTGTCTTCTAAGCTTTTTGACTTTTGACTTTTGAATGCGTGACTTCCGCCTTGCGGTACTAGTCTGTTATTTTTGTCTTTTAATGCATTTGTGGACAATCGATATGCGTTCTGATGGTCTATTTATAGGTATTTGAAAAACAATTGCAAATGATTCCTTTGCAGTAATACGATCGCCTTTTTCTGTTTTTAAGTCGCGGTAGGCACTTTTCCATCCGCGACCACTTATATATAATCCTATATCATGAGTACCCCATTCCGTGCCTCCTCCACATAAAATAAACACTTTATTGTTTACGCGGAACTTTGTAAACAAAGCGTAATCAACATCATTTGTTGGACGAGAAGTTTGAGAATCAAGTAATACTGAGTTAGATATCCACCGGGTCTCATCTACAAGCCGATTAGAATTGTCAAAAAAACCAGCTTTTATGAAAATTTCTGACAAGTTTTTATTTTGATCTAAATTTTGGTCAATTGAGAAATATTTGTCATCGGATTGGTTATGGTTAACGAATTCAATTACATTATTTGAAAGACCTATAAGAATATAAGTTTTAATTCCATCATTATCATCAAGCTTTACCTCTTCATCCCACATTATTTGAGGAACAGGAAGACCGAGTTTGGAGAAAGTTGATACGAAGTATGAAGCAGCAGTAACATCATTTTTTATAGCTGCCTTACTAGAGTGCTTCCAAACTATGTTCTGTGCTTGCTGCTTTAAAGTATTGCCAGCTTGCTGTGAGTTATTTTCGTCAAGATTAAACGCTGGAATAATAATTGCTATAGAGCCATCGCCATTTGTTTTATCATCACAACCAAAAAGTCTCAAAAAAGTACGTTGATTTGAACGCTTTTCTAATATCTCTGCAAGTAGTTCAATAAGTTTAACAAGACTAGTTGCAAACCCGGAGGAAGAGATGCTTAACCCGATGTTATATAATATTCCTGGTGGATGTAAAACAAGAGTTGCTATCAGGATGAAAAATGAAACTATCAACACACATATAGTGACAGAGAATCGAAAATTTCGAGCTAATAGATCCAGCATAAGCTCAATTCCTCAGTGTAGTAGGGTTTTATCCCGGATTTCTCA encodes:
- a CDS encoding IS701 family transposase gives rise to the protein MVQPRPAAPTVKFVDEYCQWYKSLFSDVRSFEAFKYLHVGCVSDLKRKTLPEIAKIVGLDNQQGLHHFLTSSPWDIEKLRILRLELILQVLKGRPIILIIDETGDKKKGNKTDYVKRQYIGNLGKVENGIVAVTAYGVFCGMTFPLLFEVYKPRERLKPGDKYRTKPEIAAILMRKLESMGFNFNLVLADSLYGESGKNFITVLDEFKKNYIVAIRSNHSLKLLPRQHTQYLKWHKFKRVFSDLSSENRFIREIIHGKRSENRYWQITTDREKLPGNTTWYVMSRYPDLTPRDVGNFYGLRTWVEYGLKQSKNELGWADYRLTHYPDIERWWEIVCSSYLMVSLHSEQMQSSVPKSPSKLASHPWWNDKKGWKNILNNLRLIIQPFTLFNLIYPWLTVFPIPQLSLGFSKLQSIIYRLTSSIFISLTHPDFYFSSA
- a CDS encoding two-partner secretion domain-containing protein; its protein translation is MKQRATQFWSIEGSILFFLLGSPSVTAQVLPDKTLPVTSIVTLQDNTRVIDGGTIKNSNLFHSFEQFSIPTGSTVLFNNAQNIQNIFGRVTGSSVSNIDGLLKANGIANLFLINPNGIIFGKNARLDIGGSFFASTASAVKFADEFEFSATNPQATPLLTVSAPVGLQLGSNSGAIRVQGTGQGLTAPSTLRSPIIRASTLTGLSVQSGKTLGLLGGNVTLEGATLTAEGGRIELSSVDSGMISLIPIVQGWTLGYEQVSSYKDIHLSQQTYLDTSGNNSGSIAIQGKLISLSDGSIILVQNQGSQPSGGISVNASELLKLSGISPDGRFPSILRTESTASGSAGDIDISTKWMVIQQGAGISSRSYSSAKGGSININASDSIELLGFSPSNPFLTSNITTSTLTSGKAGDITVSTGRLIAEDGGVIISLTRGIGAGGSVTLNATNSVQLLNSVELINSDREYVPSYLAASTFSAGDAGNLIINTSKMVVGDMATVNTSTIGSGSAGSVTINAFDLEIRNRVSSSAIIPDSDTQKVFGVPSVPSGSPGEVNINTGSLRITDGGQVSVSNEGTSTDAGRLTINARSITLNNKSSITTATASGEGGNIDINSQNLQLHNSTISATAEGNGNGGNIDINTQLLTGSENSSIKADAFKGRGGNIRINTQGLFFSRNSRITASSQLGVNGTVDINGFYANPTDIKATSEIVKEPPKMASGCAAQSGTGRDILTVASNGPPPNFDEHLDSQPIWQKDSGYSVESIELPAKSQPSTIKETTKIVEAQGWVINSRGNVEFVATIPNQPTPDSFFSTISCTSVDSVAKFSHPSNTVKR
- a CDS encoding FAD-dependent oxidoreductase translates to MEKIYDVVIVGAGPVGLATAIGLRKHGIENVLVIDQTRAFRQVGHGLDLLPNGLKALKCLDSNAYEEVRKTSVRLFNPQQSNNEKTVKTNQEQKPPNTSPRWVYKNLQGQLIRSIPLGFDDWFKDYGEGRVSVPWYDLQRTLRHLLPQEQVQANHRCIDVVDEPENGCVRIDCVSNTSIETNPYGHWTNEDKHNNTQFESSNPVPKQLETKSLRAKLIIAADGINSTIRKVLYKDSPYRDFAQPKYSGFTAISCMETAEIPSELWTELQDKFFQDSSIVTLSNDQVFSDQPWIEKPRLMLFRKRSSQVGYIITLALPLDLLQGKSGSSLINLAVQELEKGGFPHILKQLVRSSPPTNMQQRPYYIHRATISDPIQIPSKIDINTDEYPVKFQPSWSSGRVVLVGDAAHGMPPFTAQGANQGLEDALAIATIIANIALENNWDDKQAIATAFEKYEHLRRPFVTYVQKATLTGFPHSSNEKWQEYHQQVYCRNFDQVVEALL
- a CDS encoding histidine kinase dimerization/phospho-acceptor domain-containing protein — translated: MSNQTSKRLKQNIERIMQRWEERARDEVGASMHQDSLMLQNSLPEYLEQLVDELSTKIERTPARIKTDKLESTRIGKKHGHERAGFADYSMTQLIFEYHILRQVIFEILEEEAALEVRERDIIIDSIEQAVNDAATQFSQTLRDIQELFMVTLTHDLRGPLNVIKMGTHLTLRRFEQGDTHASIAAKMLKAVERLNSMIQNLLDASRLRAGESLKFEFEECNLEDV
- a CDS encoding IS5 family transposase, whose product is MSKSYSTNLTQEQWELIEPLIPAPLPGGRPRETNIWEVMNAIFYVLYEGCRWRALPGDFPNWQTVYTYFRNWRKDGTWVRMHDRLREWTRVASERSPSPSEAIVDSQSIKSAAMVSEAVGYDAGKKVKGRKRFVTVDTLGLVLRVLITAASVGEREGGKQVLKKVKQMEPSLLRLHTIWVDAGFDGNPFMQWVMDFCRWIIQVVIRPKESKKFVLLPKRWVVERTLGWLTWCRRLNKDYELLPETAETFIYIAMIRIMVRRLA
- a CDS encoding cupin domain-containing protein; this translates as MKYYHDPGFFCLDIWHLSFDELITEHGRHDQPLSISQHLFGDENHISVRLVYDPPQQDNQAPLEYHSHPVDTVIVVVSGSGIFSFIFNDGKQPLDIDLKPGKTLFFPSNTVHTIKEVGNEGLETLNITNRLNQPSYRTELINEKKDLLVKPSEDFTGV